A DNA window from Mesorhizobium sp. C432A contains the following coding sequences:
- a CDS encoding FAD-binding oxidoreductase yields MAGERYRSFGLATPAAKRAIAADDAIALMRSGKATKNALLAYGNGRSYGDSCQNGPGAVVDMRPLNRIGAFNAETGLLEAEAGVFLSDIIAHTAPYGFFPTVVPGTQFVTLGGAIANDVHGKNHHRRGTFGCHVESFTLLRSDGRTYTCSATDNARLFAATIGGMGLTGLILSASIRLMRVHSLDIAEKVTRFADLGEFFELAEAADQANEYAVAWIDQLAGGHGRGRGLLLTGNHAEYGSHAASRAGSRFSVPFQPPFNVLNRPFLTAFNAAYRWKKGRSPGPSQTGYQGFFFPLDGVGDWNRLYGPKGLYQHQSLVPENVARQTVPALLEAARRAGQGSFLTVLKRFGSIRSPGLLSFPRPGFTLTLDFPNRGDRTLALLSELDGITVAAGGAVNPYKDARMGADTFAASFPNWQRLEALRDPAFVSSFWLRTAKKLNVRPGRVEAAE; encoded by the coding sequence ATGGCCGGCGAACGGTACCGGAGTTTTGGCCTCGCCACGCCGGCCGCAAAGCGAGCCATCGCGGCCGACGATGCCATCGCGCTGATGCGAAGCGGCAAGGCGACAAAGAACGCTCTGCTCGCCTATGGCAATGGCCGCTCCTACGGTGATTCCTGCCAGAACGGGCCAGGTGCGGTCGTGGACATGCGGCCGCTGAACCGCATCGGCGCCTTCAATGCCGAGACCGGCCTGCTCGAGGCGGAGGCCGGCGTGTTCCTCTCCGATATCATTGCGCACACTGCACCTTACGGTTTCTTTCCGACTGTCGTCCCAGGCACCCAGTTCGTCACCCTTGGCGGCGCGATCGCCAATGACGTCCATGGCAAGAACCATCACCGGCGCGGCACCTTTGGCTGCCATGTCGAGTCGTTCACGCTGCTGCGCTCGGACGGGCGGACCTACACCTGCTCGGCAACCGACAATGCAAGGCTGTTTGCGGCGACGATCGGCGGCATGGGGCTGACCGGCCTGATCCTGTCGGCCTCGATCCGGCTGATGCGGGTGCATTCGCTCGATATCGCCGAGAAGGTAACGCGGTTTGCCGATCTCGGCGAATTCTTCGAACTGGCCGAGGCCGCCGACCAGGCCAATGAATATGCCGTCGCCTGGATCGACCAGCTTGCCGGCGGCCATGGCCGCGGGCGCGGCCTGTTGTTGACAGGCAATCATGCCGAGTATGGCTCGCATGCGGCGTCTCGCGCCGGCTCCCGTTTTTCAGTGCCGTTCCAGCCGCCGTTCAATGTGCTCAACCGGCCGTTCCTCACCGCCTTCAACGCCGCCTATCGGTGGAAGAAGGGGCGCTCGCCGGGGCCGAGCCAAACCGGCTACCAGGGCTTTTTCTTTCCGCTTGATGGTGTCGGCGACTGGAATCGGCTGTATGGCCCGAAAGGTCTCTACCAGCACCAGAGCTTGGTGCCGGAAAATGTCGCGCGCCAGACCGTGCCGGCGCTGCTCGAGGCGGCGCGACGGGCCGGGCAGGGCTCTTTCCTCACCGTGTTGAAGCGCTTCGGCTCGATCCGCTCGCCGGGGCTGCTGTCTTTTCCGCGGCCAGGCTTCACGTTGACGCTGGATTTCCCCAATCGCGGCGACAGGACGCTGGCCCTGCTCAGCGAACTCGACGGCATCACGGTCGCGGCCGGCGGCGCGGTCAACCCGTACAAGGATGCGCGCATGGGCGCTGATACTTTCGCGGCCTCCTTCCCGAATTGGCAGCGGCTTGAAGCGCTGCGCGACCCGGCGTTCGTGTCCAGTTTCTGGCTGCGGACGGCGAAAAAGCTCAACGTCCGGCCAGGGCGTGTCGAGGCAGCTGAATAG
- a CDS encoding NAD(P)-dependent oxidoreductase has product MRHVIFGGDGFVGRHLAPKLVADGEEVVVADIVKSDLAHYRNVRFVTCDVTDTASVANIGLKADDMVYNLSAKMLSPIQVRAKRHDFFFPVNLHGTEHIMQAMDKAGASKLVHYTTDMIYGHTVTQPMTEEHPVAPLGEYGWSKQKTEELAAQWRKRGMSISLFRPRLIIGPGRLGILEKLFKLIDWNFPVPMIGSGKNPYQFISVFDCAEAARAAWKAGVPNQAYNLGSLNPPPVKKLLGDLIKHAGSKSLLIPTPGWAVKRTLDLLDLMNMPIMDPEQYLIADEECVLDVSKAERQLGWVPQYRDEDMLIAAYSEYRAKKDGLAVTANHVPAE; this is encoded by the coding sequence ATGAGACATGTTATTTTCGGCGGCGACGGCTTCGTCGGCCGTCATCTTGCCCCGAAGCTTGTGGCCGATGGTGAAGAGGTTGTCGTTGCCGACATCGTCAAGAGCGACCTGGCGCACTATCGCAACGTTCGCTTCGTCACCTGCGATGTCACGGATACGGCCTCGGTGGCCAACATCGGATTGAAGGCCGACGACATGGTCTACAACCTGTCGGCCAAAATGCTGTCGCCGATCCAGGTGCGGGCCAAGCGTCACGACTTCTTCTTTCCGGTGAATCTCCACGGCACCGAACACATCATGCAGGCGATGGACAAGGCCGGCGCGTCCAAGCTCGTCCACTACACCACGGACATGATCTACGGCCACACGGTCACCCAGCCGATGACCGAGGAGCACCCGGTCGCGCCGCTCGGCGAATATGGCTGGTCGAAGCAGAAGACCGAGGAGCTCGCCGCGCAATGGCGCAAGCGCGGCATGTCGATCTCGCTTTTTCGACCGCGGCTGATCATCGGTCCCGGCCGGCTCGGGATCCTGGAAAAGCTGTTCAAACTGATCGACTGGAATTTTCCTGTGCCGATGATCGGCTCGGGCAAGAACCCCTATCAGTTCATCTCGGTGTTCGATTGCGCGGAAGCTGCCCGCGCGGCCTGGAAGGCAGGCGTGCCCAACCAGGCCTATAATCTGGGCTCCCTCAATCCGCCGCCGGTGAAGAAATTGCTGGGCGACCTGATCAAGCATGCCGGCTCGAAATCGCTGCTGATCCCGACGCCGGGCTGGGCGGTCAAGCGCACCCTCGACCTGCTCGATCTCATGAACATGCCGATCATGGATCCCGAACAATATCTGATCGCCGATGAGGAGTGCGTGCTCGACGTATCCAAGGCCGAGCGCCAGCTCGGCTGGGTGCCGCAATATCGCGACGAGGACATGCTGATCGCCGCCTACAGCGAATACCGCGCCAAGAAAGACGGGCTTGCCGTCACCGCAAATCATGTCCCCGCCGAATAG
- a CDS encoding EamA family transporter, protein MKYIVFILFTVMTNAAAQLMLKQGMMSLGPISFEGTNPLLRLLQVVFSPWVFLGLCTFVISMASHLYVLSKVELSFAYPFLSLAYVAVAIFAYFIFREDLNAWRIAGIAFICVGTVLIAQSGRDLGGRGHDDQTASIIPNKTSEIVR, encoded by the coding sequence ATGAAATACATCGTCTTCATTCTGTTCACGGTCATGACCAATGCCGCCGCGCAGCTGATGCTGAAGCAAGGCATGATGTCACTCGGGCCGATTTCGTTCGAAGGCACCAATCCGCTGTTGAGGCTGTTGCAGGTCGTTTTCAGCCCATGGGTGTTTCTCGGCCTGTGCACCTTCGTCATCTCGATGGCTTCGCATCTCTATGTGCTGTCCAAGGTCGAGCTCAGCTTTGCGTATCCGTTCCTCAGCCTTGCCTATGTCGCGGTTGCGATCTTCGCCTATTTCATCTTCCGCGAGGACCTCAATGCCTGGCGCATTGCCGGCATCGCCTTCATCTGCGTCGGCACCGTGCTGATCGCGCAAAGCGGTCGAGACTTGGGCGGGCGCGGGCATGACGACCAAACCGCTTCCATCATCCCCAACAAGACCAGCGAGATCGTTCGATGA
- a CDS encoding UbiA family prenyltransferase, which yields MDARSDKNAIPLAVDLDGTLIATDLLWEGLFILLKKNPLYVFLVPFWLAAGPARLKQAIADRIDIDPASLPYREALLQRLLADHSDGRKIVLATGTPRKFAETIAAHLGVFDYVLATDGPHNMTSGRKRDALIAAYGDGGFDYAGNSRHDLKVFGAARNAIVVAPDRHAKRWQAAHSAERMPAPKRTLKTFVKMMRVHQWLKNSLIAVPMVLSHEYFNINMIWQCLLAFVSFSAVASAIYILNDFFDLALDRKHPTKRNRPFASGALSIPFGLGAMAVLLAIGIAAGLLLPIEFLGVLAGYLVVTTAYSLSFKRMLLADVLTLAGLYTVRVLAGAAATGVEVSFWLLAFSIFFFLSLALVKRYVELRTTAIPVGERIAGRGYRIEDQEIVAQAGMASAFSSALVLALYMDSVAVRELYPHPWLVWPLAPIVLYLTMRVWILARRNEMNDDPVIFIIRDWRSQIVVVIGAALLVAGGW from the coding sequence ATGGATGCGCGGTCGGACAAGAACGCAATCCCGCTTGCGGTCGACCTCGACGGCACGCTGATTGCGACCGATCTTCTTTGGGAAGGCCTGTTCATCCTGCTCAAGAAGAATCCGCTGTATGTTTTCCTGGTTCCGTTCTGGCTGGCCGCCGGCCCGGCGCGGCTGAAACAAGCGATTGCCGACCGCATCGACATCGATCCGGCCTCGCTGCCCTATCGCGAAGCGCTGCTGCAGCGGCTGCTCGCCGACCATAGCGACGGACGCAAGATCGTGCTGGCGACCGGTACGCCACGCAAGTTCGCCGAGACGATCGCCGCGCATCTGGGCGTCTTCGACTATGTGCTGGCGACCGACGGTCCCCACAACATGACCTCGGGCCGCAAGCGCGACGCGCTCATCGCCGCCTATGGCGACGGCGGTTTCGACTATGCCGGCAACAGCCGGCACGACCTCAAGGTTTTCGGAGCCGCGCGCAACGCCATCGTCGTGGCGCCCGATCGCCATGCGAAGCGCTGGCAGGCCGCGCATAGCGCCGAAAGGATGCCGGCGCCGAAAAGGACATTGAAGACATTCGTCAAGATGATGCGGGTGCATCAGTGGCTGAAGAATTCGCTGATCGCGGTGCCGATGGTGCTGTCGCATGAATACTTCAACATTAACATGATCTGGCAATGCCTGCTGGCGTTCGTCTCCTTCAGCGCCGTGGCTTCCGCCATCTACATTCTCAACGATTTCTTCGACCTTGCGCTCGACCGCAAGCATCCGACCAAACGCAACCGGCCTTTCGCCAGCGGCGCTTTGTCGATCCCGTTCGGTCTCGGCGCGATGGCGGTGCTGCTGGCGATCGGCATTGCCGCCGGGCTTCTGTTGCCGATCGAGTTCCTGGGCGTGCTCGCCGGCTATCTGGTGGTGACCACAGCCTATTCGCTGTCGTTCAAGCGCATGCTCCTAGCCGACGTACTGACGCTGGCCGGGCTCTACACGGTGCGTGTGCTGGCAGGTGCTGCGGCGACCGGGGTCGAAGTCTCGTTCTGGCTGCTCGCCTTCTCGATTTTCTTCTTCCTGTCGCTGGCGCTGGTGAAGCGCTATGTCGAACTGCGCACCACAGCCATTCCGGTGGGCGAGCGCATTGCCGGTCGCGGCTACCGCATCGAAGACCAGGAGATCGTCGCCCAGGCAGGAATGGCGTCGGCCTTCTCCTCGGCGCTGGTGCTGGCGCTCTACATGGACAGCGTCGCGGTACGCGAACTCTATCCGCATCCCTGGCTGGTCTGGCCGCTGGCGCCGATCGTGCTGTATTTGACCATGCGGGTCTGGATCCTGGCGCGCCGCAACGAGATGAATGACGATCCGGTCATCTTCATCATTCGCGACTGGCGAAGCCAGATCGTCGTGGTGATCGGCGCCGCCCTTCTGGTCGCGGGAGGCTGGTAG
- a CDS encoding aspartate aminotransferase family protein: protein MLGAPALSPTAIAKPDLISVEQAKAMDVARMTDLFKAHLNPGQLHFMKLLGFHKIKIERAEGMFYIDQNGRKILDFFGGFGSLAFGHNHPRILEARRKFQEEKRQEIAIAFMSQYASALAHNIAKCSPGDLDMVFLGSSGSEAMEAAVKLAERAAGPKRPKIVYAENSFHGKTKGVLGITDGQLYRADFKMAENTVRIPFADIEAVERLFRSDPEVGVIVLETIQGGGGIIQAPAKYWQKLRVLCDQYGVLWVADEVQCGYGRSGRFYAFEHYGVVPDVTALAKSLGAGKAAVGAMIARREVYMKAYGTPKTAMIHAMATFGGMGEACVTAIEGINVLYDEGLIDNAATTGDYLLQRLQALKEKYPKIIKDVRGKGFMVGLEFHDFSQTLPMVLRPIVSVLDDKLKGSLSGFVGALLLRDYDVLVAFTEYNRNVIRLEPPLICQREHVDHFVDAFDSLLSRGIVGIVKDFVKSQVR, encoded by the coding sequence ATGCTCGGCGCGCCGGCGTTGTCGCCTACCGCCATCGCCAAGCCCGACCTGATCAGCGTCGAGCAGGCGAAGGCGATGGATGTTGCGCGCATGACCGACTTGTTCAAGGCGCATCTCAATCCGGGCCAGCTGCATTTCATGAAGCTGCTCGGCTTCCACAAGATCAAGATCGAGCGTGCCGAAGGCATGTTCTACATCGACCAGAACGGCCGCAAGATTCTCGACTTCTTCGGCGGCTTCGGTTCGCTGGCCTTCGGCCACAACCATCCGCGCATCCTGGAGGCCCGGCGCAAATTCCAGGAGGAGAAGCGCCAGGAAATCGCCATCGCCTTCATGTCGCAATATGCATCGGCCCTTGCGCACAACATCGCCAAATGCTCGCCCGGCGATCTCGACATGGTGTTTCTGGGCTCGTCGGGTTCGGAAGCGATGGAAGCGGCGGTGAAGCTCGCCGAGCGCGCCGCCGGGCCTAAGAGGCCAAAAATCGTCTATGCCGAGAATTCCTTCCACGGCAAGACCAAGGGCGTGCTCGGCATTACCGATGGCCAGCTCTACCGCGCGGACTTCAAGATGGCTGAGAACACCGTTCGCATTCCGTTCGCCGATATCGAAGCGGTCGAGCGGCTGTTCCGCTCCGACCCGGAGGTCGGCGTCATCGTGCTTGAGACAATCCAGGGCGGCGGCGGCATCATCCAGGCGCCGGCCAAATACTGGCAGAAATTGCGCGTGCTCTGCGACCAGTATGGCGTGCTGTGGGTGGCGGACGAAGTGCAGTGCGGCTATGGCCGTTCGGGACGCTTCTATGCCTTCGAGCATTATGGCGTCGTGCCCGATGTGACGGCGCTGGCGAAATCGCTCGGCGCCGGCAAGGCGGCGGTCGGCGCGATGATCGCCCGGCGCGAGGTCTATATGAAGGCCTATGGCACGCCGAAGACGGCGATGATCCATGCCATGGCCACCTTTGGCGGCATGGGCGAGGCCTGCGTCACCGCGATCGAGGGCATCAACGTGCTCTATGATGAGGGGCTGATCGACAACGCCGCCACTACCGGCGACTATCTGCTGCAGCGCCTGCAGGCGCTGAAGGAGAAGTACCCGAAGATCATCAAGGATGTGCGCGGCAAAGGCTTTATGGTCGGGCTCGAGTTCCACGACTTCTCGCAGACCTTGCCGATGGTGCTGCGTCCGATCGTCAGCGTCCTCGACGACAAGCTGAAGGGCTCGCTGTCGGGCTTCGTCGGCGCGCTGTTGCTGCGCGACTATGACGTGCTCGTCGCCTTCACCGAATACAACCGCAACGTCATCCGTCTCGAGCCGCCGCTGATCTGCCAGCGCGAGCATGTCGACCATTTCGTCGATGCCTTCGATAGCCTGCTGTCGCGCGGCATCGTGGGGATCGTGAAGGATTTCGTCAAAAGCCAGGTCCGTTAA